In the Kaistella sp. 97-N-M2 genome, one interval contains:
- a CDS encoding NAD-dependent deacylase, giving the protein MKKKLVVFSGAGISAESGVKTFRDSNGLWENHKIEEVASPEGFARDPKKVLDFYNARRRQLKEVRPNEAHLILAELEAYFDVTIITQNVDDLHEKAGSNTIIHLHGELKKARPVNSDSQIIPWEDDLNLGDVNFEGIQLRPHIVWFGEVVTEMEKAIVVAETADVFLVVGTSMQVYPAAGLIQYIPKHCKVFVIDPDLENRFTQKENFFQTSATEGMRKLKTILLKEEY; this is encoded by the coding sequence GAGATTCAAACGGTTTGTGGGAAAATCATAAAATTGAAGAAGTGGCGAGTCCCGAAGGTTTTGCGCGGGATCCCAAAAAAGTTTTGGATTTTTATAATGCGCGCAGACGACAGCTGAAAGAAGTTCGACCCAATGAAGCTCATCTGATTTTGGCGGAATTGGAAGCGTATTTCGACGTCACTATTATTACGCAAAACGTAGATGATCTTCATGAAAAAGCCGGCTCTAACACAATCATTCACCTTCATGGTGAACTGAAAAAAGCGCGGCCCGTCAATTCAGATTCACAAATAATTCCGTGGGAGGACGATTTAAATTTAGGAGATGTCAATTTTGAAGGCATTCAACTTCGGCCACACATTGTATGGTTTGGCGAAGTGGTAACAGAGATGGAGAAAGCCATCGTGGTGGCGGAAACGGCTGATGTTTTTCTTGTAGTTGGCACTTCGATGCAGGTTTATCCCGCTGCCGGCCTCATTCAATATATACCCAAACACTGTAAGGTTTTCGTCATTGATCCGGACCTCGAAAACCGTTTTACTCAAAAAGAAAACTTTTTCCAGACCTCTGCTACCGAGGGAATGCGAAAGTTAAAAACAATTTTACTGAAAGAGGAATACTGA
- a CDS encoding efflux RND transporter periplasmic adaptor subunit, which translates to MKARPIIYTVLALILVAAGVYTLINNKKKNEAETAIVAQKNTDISVNVTQAKYEHITNDYSSNGTFAPYQELSFPSEISGRIVRVLVDEGSYVKVGQTVATIKKDQLEVDNSNANAAYQNAVVDNQRYENAYKTGGVTKQQLDNSRLQVKNASAQLKQANLRIGDTNVRASISGIINKRLIEPGSVVSPGTVMFEIVNVSRLKLKVNVNESQVANLRVGDEIDVKASVYPDADFKGKISFIAPLADASLNFPVEIEISNTSNNQLRAGMYGTAIFNSKDSGTQHAMLVLPKDAFVNGVSSSHVFVVQPNNTVKLTKVVTGRIFGDQIEILSGIKEGTTVVTTGQINLIEGAKVKIVK; encoded by the coding sequence ATGAAAGCAAGACCAATTATTTACACCGTATTAGCGCTAATACTTGTTGCAGCCGGCGTTTATACGCTCATCAATAACAAAAAGAAGAATGAAGCGGAAACGGCTATCGTTGCGCAAAAAAATACTGATATTTCCGTCAATGTAACCCAGGCGAAATACGAACATATCACGAATGATTATTCTTCTAACGGAACCTTTGCACCATACCAGGAACTGTCTTTTCCGTCCGAAATCAGCGGAAGAATTGTACGCGTTTTAGTTGATGAAGGCAGTTACGTAAAGGTAGGACAAACCGTTGCAACCATCAAAAAAGATCAGTTGGAAGTTGATAACTCCAACGCAAATGCGGCGTACCAAAATGCGGTGGTCGACAATCAACGTTATGAAAATGCTTATAAAACGGGCGGCGTTACCAAGCAGCAGTTAGACAACTCCAGACTTCAGGTAAAAAATGCCAGCGCACAGTTAAAGCAGGCTAACCTAAGAATTGGTGATACCAATGTAAGAGCAAGCATCAGCGGAATCATTAACAAAAGATTAATTGAGCCCGGTTCTGTGGTGTCTCCCGGGACGGTGATGTTTGAAATCGTAAATGTGTCCAGACTTAAATTAAAAGTAAACGTGAATGAATCTCAGGTTGCGAACTTAAGAGTCGGCGACGAGATCGATGTGAAAGCCAGCGTTTATCCGGATGCAGACTTTAAAGGAAAAATCAGTTTCATCGCACCTTTGGCAGATGCTTCACTGAATTTCCCCGTAGAGATTGAGATCAGCAACACTTCAAACAATCAGCTTAGAGCCGGAATGTACGGTACAGCCATATTTAATTCCAAAGATTCCGGAACGCAGCATGCCATGTTGGTTTTACCGAAAGATGCCTTTGTGAACGGCGTGAGCAGCAGCCATGTTTTCGTGGTGCAGCCTAACAATACCGTTAAACTGACGAAAGTGGTCACCGGAAGAATTTTTGGCGATCAAATTGAAATTTTAAGTGGAATTAAAGAAGGCACAACGGTAGTAACCACCGGCCAAATCAATTTAATTGAGGGTGCAAAAGTAAAAATTGTAAAATAG
- a CDS encoding efflux RND transporter permease subunit: MKLAEISIKRPTLIIVLFTILTLGGIFSYSQMGYELIPKFEINVVTISTIYPGASPSEVESSVTKKVEDAISSLENVKKVESKSYEGLSLVMVTLNSGTDTNYALNDAQRKINAIEADLPEDVKPPSLLKFSLSDLPIITAGATSSLPQKEFYDLLDKKIEPVLSRVKGVAQVNLIGGQEKEIRVNMDQAKLEGYGLSVPEVQQAILTSNLDFPTGNVKTRNNTTIIRLSGKYKDTEELSNLVIKSKNGSQVRLGEIAFVEDSQKDVEKIARVDQSPAIIIQIVKQSDANAVEVSELSRAAIAKIQEDYKLQNVKIDVVNDSTDFTLNAANNVTHDLLIAVCLVAIVMLLFLHSIRNAFIVMVSIPASLVATFIGMSLLGYTLNLMSLLGLSLVVGILVDDAIVVLENIYRHMEMGKSRVRAAYDGTAEIGFTVMAITLVIVVVFLPIALSTGLVSNIISQFCVTVVIATLLSLLSSFTIVPWLSSRFGKLEHLTGKNWFEQFILAFEKRLDAFTHWISGLLEWCLKNRRTKLISLGLVVLLFLASFLLPVFGFVGGEFFAKIDKGEFLVQIELPKDASIEQSNFMAQKAEKYLTEKKEVEKLITTVGQTSDGLGGAQATAYKSEIDVILVGKDQRADNSFVYAAKLKKELENVLVGAKVKTVPIGLLGAEQAPLSLVITGTDLKSAIAFAQQAEAQLRTIDGAAEIKLTSEGGNPEINVQVDRDKMSALGLNLQTVGLTMQTAFSGNTDGKFRAGDYEYDINIQYNEKGRSTISDVNNLIFVNPEGQQIKLNQFASVTESSGPSFLERRDKSPSVTIEAQTIGKPTGTVAAEWEEKFTKLKKPTGVNYVWSGDMENQTEGFGTLGVALLAAIILVYLVMVALYNSFVYPFVVLFSIPLALIGVLVVLALTNNSLNIFTILGMIMLIGLVAKNAIMIVDFTNIRKAAGESTYRALIQANHARLRPILMTTIAMVIGMLPIALAGGAAAEMNNGLAWVIIGGLISSLFLTLIIVPVVYSIFDGLINRFSKGEPVDYEAEMTAEYTPQEISEDGFTTKHTM, encoded by the coding sequence ATGAAATTAGCAGAAATATCCATTAAACGGCCTACGCTGATCATCGTTTTGTTCACGATTCTCACCTTGGGAGGTATATTCAGTTACAGCCAAATGGGCTACGAACTGATCCCGAAATTCGAGATTAATGTGGTTACCATTTCCACCATATATCCGGGAGCGTCGCCAAGTGAGGTAGAAAGTTCAGTGACCAAAAAGGTTGAGGATGCCATCTCTTCTCTGGAAAACGTAAAGAAAGTAGAATCCAAATCCTACGAGGGTCTGTCTCTTGTGATGGTAACTTTAAATTCCGGAACGGATACAAACTATGCATTAAATGATGCGCAAAGAAAGATCAACGCCATCGAAGCCGATTTACCGGAAGATGTAAAACCACCTTCCTTACTGAAGTTCTCCCTGAGTGATTTACCGATTATCACCGCCGGCGCAACATCATCTTTGCCTCAAAAAGAATTCTATGACCTTTTAGATAAAAAAATTGAGCCGGTTCTTTCCCGTGTAAAAGGAGTGGCACAGGTAAACCTCATTGGCGGCCAGGAAAAAGAAATCCGCGTCAATATGGATCAGGCGAAACTCGAAGGTTACGGTTTATCGGTACCGGAAGTTCAGCAGGCAATTTTAACGTCCAATTTAGATTTCCCTACAGGTAATGTAAAAACTCGTAATAATACGACCATTATCCGTTTGTCCGGGAAATATAAAGACACCGAGGAACTGAGTAATCTGGTAATAAAAAGCAAAAACGGCTCGCAGGTAAGACTGGGCGAGATCGCTTTTGTGGAAGATTCTCAGAAAGATGTCGAAAAAATTGCACGGGTAGACCAAAGCCCCGCGATTATCATTCAGATTGTAAAGCAGTCCGACGCGAATGCCGTAGAAGTCAGCGAACTGAGTAGGGCCGCCATCGCTAAAATTCAGGAAGATTATAAACTTCAAAATGTAAAAATTGATGTGGTAAACGATTCCACCGATTTTACTTTGAACGCGGCAAATAATGTAACCCACGATTTACTGATTGCAGTTTGTCTGGTGGCGATCGTAATGTTGCTTTTCCTTCACAGTATCCGAAACGCATTTATTGTTATGGTTTCCATTCCGGCTTCTTTGGTAGCAACTTTTATCGGAATGTCGCTTCTTGGGTATACTTTGAATTTAATGAGTTTGCTTGGATTGTCTCTTGTTGTAGGTATTTTGGTTGATGATGCCATTGTGGTGCTCGAAAACATCTACAGGCATATGGAGATGGGCAAAAGCAGAGTGAGAGCCGCCTACGACGGAACCGCAGAAATCGGATTCACCGTAATGGCAATTACACTGGTTATTGTGGTGGTATTTTTACCGATCGCATTAAGTACCGGACTGGTGTCGAACATTATTTCGCAGTTCTGTGTCACGGTCGTTATCGCAACACTGCTGTCCCTTTTATCCTCTTTCACCATTGTTCCGTGGCTGTCTTCCAGATTTGGAAAGCTGGAGCATCTTACGGGTAAAAACTGGTTCGAGCAGTTTATTTTAGCCTTTGAAAAACGTTTGGATGCCTTCACCCATTGGATCTCGGGATTATTGGAATGGTGTTTAAAAAACAGAAGAACAAAATTAATCTCCTTAGGTCTTGTCGTCCTCTTATTTTTAGCTTCCTTCTTACTGCCTGTTTTTGGCTTTGTTGGGGGTGAATTTTTTGCTAAAATTGATAAAGGTGAGTTTTTAGTTCAAATTGAACTTCCAAAAGATGCTTCGATTGAACAGTCGAATTTCATGGCTCAAAAAGCAGAAAAATATCTGACCGAGAAAAAAGAAGTTGAAAAATTAATTACCACGGTAGGTCAAACCAGCGACGGTTTAGGTGGCGCGCAAGCGACTGCTTACAAATCGGAGATCGATGTGATTTTGGTTGGTAAAGACCAAAGAGCAGATAATTCCTTTGTTTACGCCGCAAAACTTAAAAAAGAACTGGAAAATGTTTTGGTCGGCGCGAAAGTTAAAACAGTTCCTATTGGTTTATTAGGCGCGGAACAGGCACCGTTATCTTTGGTAATTACGGGCACCGATTTAAAATCTGCCATTGCATTTGCCCAACAGGCAGAAGCACAGCTTAGAACTATTGACGGTGCAGCAGAGATCAAATTAACCAGTGAGGGCGGAAATCCCGAAATTAATGTGCAGGTAGACCGCGATAAAATGTCAGCGTTAGGTTTAAACCTTCAAACCGTTGGATTAACCATGCAGACTGCTTTTAGTGGAAATACCGATGGTAAATTCCGTGCAGGAGATTATGAGTATGATATCAACATTCAATATAATGAAAAAGGGCGTTCAACGATAAGCGACGTGAATAATCTGATCTTCGTTAATCCGGAAGGGCAACAGATCAAATTGAATCAATTCGCTTCCGTAACGGAAAGTTCAGGCCCCAGTTTCCTGGAAAGAAGGGATAAATCACCATCTGTCACCATCGAAGCGCAGACCATCGGGAAGCCGACCGGAACTGTAGCCGCAGAATGGGAAGAGAAATTTACCAAACTGAAAAAACCAACGGGCGTAAATTATGTGTGGAGTGGTGATATGGAAAACCAGACCGAAGGTTTCGGAACCTTGGGAGTCGCACTTTTGGCCGCAATTATCCTGGTGTACCTGGTAATGGTTGCACTTTACAACAGTTTTGTGTATCCGTTTGTTGTGTTATTCTCCATTCCGTTGGCGTTGATCGGGGTACTTGTCGTGTTGGCTTTAACAAATAACTCCCTGAACATTTTCACCATCTTAGGGATGATCATGTTGATTGGTCTGGTGGCGAAAAACGCGATTATGATTGTCGATTTTACGAATATCCGTAAAGCAGCTGGCGAGAGCACCTACAGAGCGTTAATTCAGGCAAACCACGCGAGGTTACGACCAATTTTGATGACCACGATTGCCATGGTTATCGGGATGCTTCCCATTGCACTGGCAGGTGGCGCGGCCGCAGAAATGAACAATGGTTTGGCCTGGGTAATTATTGGCGGATTAATTTCCTCCTTATTCCTCACGCTGATTATTGTACCCGTTGTCTATTCCATTTTTGATGGTTTGATCAACAGATTCTCCAAAGGCGAGCCTGTGGATTACGAAGCAGAAATGACCGCAGAATATACGCCGCAGGAAATCAGCGAAGATGGTTTTACAACCAAACATACGATGTAG
- a CDS encoding YggS family pyridoxal phosphate-dependent enzyme: MQDFSGIKENYKKIAAVIPENVQLVAVSKTHPAEAVQEIYNMGQKVFGENKVQELVEKQTLLPKDIQWHLIGHLQTNKVKYIAPFVDTIQSVDSEKILKEIDKQATKNDRKIKVLLQVKIAAEDTKFGFAIEEAEQIFQSYLENKYPHVEINGLMGMATFTENKNQIAQEFKVLKDLFDKLSLKQPLAVLSMGMSDDYPIAIKSGANSVRIGSSIFGRRNYDV; this comes from the coding sequence ATGCAGGATTTTTCTGGTATTAAAGAAAATTATAAGAAAATCGCTGCGGTGATTCCTGAAAATGTTCAGCTTGTAGCCGTTTCCAAAACGCACCCGGCTGAAGCGGTACAGGAGATTTACAATATGGGACAAAAGGTGTTTGGCGAAAACAAAGTGCAGGAACTTGTAGAAAAGCAAACGCTTCTGCCAAAGGATATACAGTGGCATTTGATCGGCCATCTTCAAACGAACAAAGTGAAATACATCGCGCCTTTTGTGGATACTATTCAAAGCGTCGACTCGGAGAAAATTTTAAAGGAGATCGACAAGCAAGCCACTAAGAATGACCGAAAAATAAAGGTCCTGCTTCAGGTAAAGATAGCGGCAGAAGACACGAAATTTGGCTTTGCAATTGAAGAAGCCGAGCAAATTTTTCAAAGTTATCTAGAAAATAAATATCCACATGTCGAGATTAATGGCCTGATGGGGATGGCAACTTTTACCGAAAATAAAAACCAAATTGCTCAGGAATTTAAAGTTTTAAAAGATCTTTTCGACAAGTTGTCTCTAAAACAGCCTTTAGCAGTCTTATCTATGGGCATGAGCGATGACTACCCTATCGCCATCAAGTCTGGTGCCAATTCAGTGCGGATAGGATCTTCTATTTTTGGGCGGCGAAATTACGACGTCTAA
- a CDS encoding response regulator transcription factor, producing MEKIKIAIVDDHKLVSKALENMISFNPNFEVIMNCFNGQDFLDQLRNTEVPPDVILMDINMPIKNGIETTEEITKEFPNLKVIALTMEDNESTIIKMLRAGAKGYLLKDMSPDILFDAIDIVHKKGIFYTDLVTQSLLKIKTEEKFMNELHETLKERELEFIKLACSELTYREIADQMFLSPRTIDGYRDSVFVKLNVKTRVGIVLFAIKNNLS from the coding sequence ATGGAAAAAATAAAAATCGCTATTGTAGATGATCATAAGTTGGTTTCGAAGGCCCTGGAAAATATGATTTCGTTTAATCCCAATTTTGAGGTCATCATGAACTGTTTCAACGGGCAGGATTTTTTAGACCAGCTCCGAAATACAGAAGTGCCGCCCGATGTAATTTTGATGGACATCAATATGCCCATTAAAAACGGAATCGAAACTACCGAAGAAATTACCAAAGAGTTTCCCAACCTGAAAGTGATCGCCTTAACCATGGAAGATAATGAATCGACCATCATTAAAATGTTACGCGCCGGAGCAAAAGGCTATTTATTGAAAGACATGTCGCCCGATATTTTATTTGATGCCATCGATATCGTACACAAGAAAGGAATTTTTTATACCGATTTGGTTACGCAAAGTCTACTGAAAATTAAGACCGAAGAAAAGTTTATGAATGAACTTCACGAAACATTGAAAGAACGCGAATTGGAATTCATCAAACTGGCCTGCTCTGAACTTACCTATAGAGAAATCGCCGACCAAATGTTCTTAAGCCCAAGAACCATCGATGGCTACAGAGATTCTGTTTTTGTGAAACTGAATGTAAAAACGCGCGTCGGAATTGTGCTCTTTGCCATCAAAAATAATTTATCTTAA
- a CDS encoding sigma-54 dependent transcriptional regulator, producing MQKILIVEDEKAISGVLQSILSDELPNYEFEIAEDGLEGLKQIEKEDFALVVSDIKMPKLSGTELLKQALQMKPDTTFVMISGHADIDTAVDCLKEGAYDFISKPIDINRLITSVKNALDKRILQTTNQNLKVENTTLKKKVNKKYQMIGQSPALQKIQDMIEKVATSDARVLITGPNGAGKELVAHAIHAQSDRSRGPMIEVNCAAIPSELIESELFGHVKGSFTGAIKDKQGKFELAHNGTIFLDEIGDMSLVAQAKVLRALQESKVSPVGSDKEIKVDVRILAATNKNMQQEIAAGKFREDLYHRLSVIEIYVPPLDERKEDIKLLIEHFAKIISEEHGTALKSFDEKAIESLEEFNWTGNIRELRNVVERLIILGSTPVSAEDVASFVRK from the coding sequence ATGCAAAAAATCTTAATTGTTGAAGACGAAAAAGCCATATCCGGTGTTCTTCAAAGCATTCTTTCCGATGAACTCCCCAACTATGAATTCGAAATCGCTGAAGATGGCTTAGAAGGTCTTAAACAAATAGAAAAAGAAGATTTCGCTTTGGTTGTTTCGGATATTAAAATGCCGAAACTTTCCGGTACCGAATTGCTGAAACAAGCCCTCCAGATGAAACCCGATACCACCTTTGTAATGATATCCGGACATGCCGATATCGATACAGCGGTAGACTGTTTGAAAGAAGGCGCCTATGATTTTATATCCAAGCCAATTGATATCAACCGCTTAATCACCAGTGTGAAAAACGCTCTGGATAAAAGAATTTTGCAGACTACAAATCAAAATTTAAAGGTAGAAAATACGACTCTGAAGAAAAAGGTCAACAAAAAATACCAGATGATCGGTCAGTCTCCTGCGTTACAGAAAATTCAGGATATGATCGAAAAAGTAGCAACTTCCGATGCAAGAGTTTTGATTACCGGACCAAACGGCGCCGGAAAAGAGCTGGTTGCACACGCCATTCACGCGCAGAGCGACCGCAGCAGAGGCCCGATGATCGAAGTGAACTGTGCAGCGATTCCCTCGGAACTGATTGAGTCTGAACTTTTCGGCCATGTTAAAGGAAGTTTTACCGGAGCCATCAAAGATAAACAGGGAAAATTTGAGCTGGCTCACAACGGCACCATTTTTCTGGATGAGATTGGAGATATGTCCCTGGTTGCGCAGGCAAAAGTGTTGCGTGCGCTACAGGAAAGTAAAGTTTCACCTGTCGGAAGTGATAAGGAAATTAAAGTGGATGTGCGTATTTTGGCCGCAACCAATAAGAATATGCAACAGGAAATTGCAGCCGGGAAATTTCGGGAAGATCTTTATCACCGGCTCTCCGTCATCGAAATTTACGTTCCGCCCTTGGATGAGAGAAAAGAAGATATTAAACTTTTGATCGAACATTTCGCAAAGATCATTTCCGAAGAACACGGCACAGCTTTAAAATCCTTCGATGAAAAAGCCATTGAAAGTTTGGAAGAATTTAATTGGACCGGAAATATACGTGAACTTCGAAATGTCGTGGAGCGTTTAATTATATTGGGTTCTACCCCGGTTTCGGCAGAAGATGTGGCCAGTTTCGTGAGAAAATAA
- a CDS encoding sensor histidine kinase yields MMNFSETDFLIILSTFIILIVVLMMIAIYGVFIKKKSELLLTQKIKETTFEQELANSQVEIKEQTLNYVGQELHDDLGQKLSVARLMTNKIALAGEAEKEAIAREINLLIGECIQDIRNLSKVFITEQVAHFGFIESLEREIFRIKRLRLMEVNYKIIDHDVQIHSTHALILFRIVQECINNVIKHSKSHCLELIVKDEEAQVKIEINDRGIGFDTNIDEDGSGLKNMASRAKIINADFQIKSSENKGTNVLITYNK; encoded by the coding sequence ATGATGAATTTTTCAGAAACAGATTTTTTAATTATTCTAAGTACATTCATCATTTTAATTGTAGTTCTGATGATGATTGCAATTTATGGCGTTTTTATCAAAAAAAAATCCGAACTTTTACTGACTCAAAAAATAAAAGAAACTACCTTTGAACAGGAGCTTGCAAATTCGCAGGTCGAGATTAAAGAACAAACGCTTAATTATGTTGGGCAGGAGCTTCACGACGATCTCGGACAAAAGCTGTCTGTAGCCCGTTTGATGACGAATAAGATCGCCCTTGCGGGCGAGGCTGAAAAAGAGGCGATTGCCAGAGAGATCAACCTTTTGATCGGAGAGTGCATTCAGGATATCCGAAATTTATCCAAAGTCTTCATCACCGAACAGGTTGCGCATTTTGGCTTTATAGAATCTCTGGAAAGAGAAATCTTCCGGATCAAGAGGCTTCGGTTAATGGAAGTTAATTATAAAATTATTGATCATGACGTTCAGATACATTCCACGCATGCACTCATTCTTTTCAGAATTGTTCAGGAATGTATTAATAACGTCATCAAGCATTCCAAATCTCACTGTTTGGAATTAATTGTAAAGGACGAAGAAGCTCAGGTAAAAATTGAAATTAACGACCGCGGAATTGGTTTTGATACGAACATTGATGAAGACGGTAGTGGCTTAAAAAACATGGCAAGCCGCGCAAAAATCATTAACGCCGATTTTCAGATAAAATCTTCCGAAAACAAGGGGACCAATGTACTGATCACATATAACAAATGA
- a CDS encoding MATE family efflux transporter — protein sequence MRILNPVHTKRLFHLAIPVMITQVGQVSVQLFDNIMVGKLLGADALASVSLANGVFFSIFVLALGFSLAIPPLVSEAQSKNDHTAINRIFRHGFVLNMTVGLALVIIMLLALPLLYHLDQPEKIIPDTESYLRITVISIIPFMVFQTMREVSEGLSFTVGVTKATIIANVINIVLNYIFIKGVYMESLGVDGSAYASFIARVFMVIFLFFVMKKNPATKRYMDDFSLKAKLFQKKMFQKLVKLGLPTALQMFFEITAFAAAAFVCGLISANDIASHQIALSMASFTFNLCIGFSVASTIMIGRRMGEQTFLELKEVGINNLKIVFIFMGVCGILFIVFRHVLPTFFTQKEDIEVIQLAAKLMIIAALFQLSDGVQVVALGCLRGIQDVKIPSIITFVAYWLITLPLGYVLCVPMKMGAFGMWIALGLGLTISAVLLVFRFLKLAQEKIDNSAKTTLLN from the coding sequence ATGCGAATTTTAAATCCTGTACATACCAAACGATTGTTTCACCTTGCAATACCTGTGATGATCACTCAGGTTGGGCAGGTTTCTGTGCAGCTGTTTGATAATATAATGGTGGGAAAACTTCTGGGTGCCGATGCTTTAGCATCTGTTTCCCTGGCGAACGGGGTTTTCTTTTCAATTTTTGTTTTAGCGCTGGGTTTTTCCCTTGCGATTCCACCCCTGGTCTCCGAAGCGCAGTCTAAAAACGATCACACCGCAATCAACCGTATTTTTCGTCACGGTTTTGTCCTAAACATGACGGTGGGTCTGGCTTTGGTTATTATTATGCTCCTGGCTTTACCCCTACTTTACCATCTCGATCAGCCGGAAAAAATTATTCCTGATACTGAAAGCTATCTGCGCATTACCGTCATCAGCATTATTCCGTTTATGGTGTTCCAAACAATGCGCGAAGTTTCGGAGGGATTGAGTTTCACTGTAGGCGTAACAAAGGCCACCATTATCGCAAACGTGATCAATATTGTATTGAATTATATTTTCATAAAAGGCGTTTACATGGAATCGTTGGGCGTTGACGGGTCGGCATACGCGTCCTTTATCGCAAGAGTTTTCATGGTTATCTTTTTATTTTTCGTGATGAAAAAAAATCCCGCGACTAAAAGATATATGGACGATTTCAGCCTGAAGGCGAAACTTTTTCAGAAAAAGATGTTTCAAAAACTCGTTAAACTTGGTCTCCCAACAGCCTTGCAGATGTTCTTCGAAATTACTGCATTTGCCGCTGCAGCGTTTGTTTGTGGCCTGATTTCGGCGAATGATATTGCGTCGCATCAAATCGCACTCTCCATGGCATCGTTTACTTTTAACCTTTGTATCGGCTTCAGTGTGGCGTCAACGATCATGATTGGACGGCGGATGGGCGAGCAGACTTTTTTGGAATTGAAGGAGGTCGGCATTAATAACCTGAAGATCGTCTTTATTTTTATGGGTGTTTGCGGCATTCTGTTTATTGTTTTCAGACATGTTTTACCAACTTTTTTTACGCAGAAAGAGGATATTGAAGTGATTCAGCTGGCAGCAAAACTCATGATTATCGCAGCTTTATTTCAACTTTCAGATGGCGTGCAGGTGGTGGCATTAGGATGTCTGCGGGGCATTCAGGATGTGAAAATCCCCTCTATTATTACCTTTGTTGCTTACTGGCTGATTACGCTGCCGTTGGGTTATGTTCTTTGCGTACCCATGAAAATGGGTGCATTCGGGATGTGGATTGCACTTGGACTGGGCTTAACTATTTCTGCGGTGCTTTTGGTTTTCAGATTCCTGAAACTTGCGCAGGAAAAAATCGATAATTCCGCAAAAACAACGCTTTTGAATTAG